One region of Salvia miltiorrhiza cultivar Shanhuang (shh) chromosome 3, IMPLAD_Smil_shh, whole genome shotgun sequence genomic DNA includes:
- the LOC131015855 gene encoding 40S ribosomal protein S27-2 → MVLSNDYDLLNPPAELEKRKHKLKRLVQSPNSFFMDVKCQGCFNITTVFSHSQTVVVCGNCQTVLCQPTGGRARLTEGCSFRRKGD, encoded by the exons ATG GTTCTCTCGAACGACTACGATTTGCTCAACCCACCGGCCGAGCTTGAGAAAAGGAAGCACAAGCTTAAGCGCCTTGTGCAATCTCCCAACTCTTTCTTCATG GATGTCAAGTGCCAGGGTTGCTTCAATAT AACCACTGTGTTCAGCCACTCCCAAACAGTTGTTGTGTGCGGAAATTGCCAGACGGTGCTGTGCCAACCGACTGGCGGCCGTGCCAGGCTCACCGAGGGCTGCTCCTTCCGGAGAAAGGGCGATTGA
- the LOC131015856 gene encoding 40S ribosomal protein S27-2, translating to MVLSNDYDLLNPPAELEKRKHKLKRLVQSPNSFFMDVKCQGCFNITTVFSHSQTVVVCGNCQTVLCQPTGGRARLTEGCSFRRKGD from the exons ATG GTTCTCTCGAACGACTACGATTTGCTCAACCCACCGGCGGAGCTTGAGAAAAGGAAGCACAAGCTTAAGCGCCTTGTGCAATCTCCCAACTCTTTCTTCATG GATGTCAAGTGCCAGGGTTGTTTCAATAT AACCACTGTGTTCAGCCACTCCCAAACAGTTGTTGTGTGCGGAAATTGCCAGACGGTGCTGTGCCAACCGACTGGCGGCCGCGCCAGGCTCACCGAGGGCTGCTCCTTCCGGAGAAAGGGCGATTGA
- the LOC131015866 gene encoding 40S ribosomal protein S27-2 produces MVLSNDYDLLNPPAELEKRKHKLKRLVQSPNSFFMDVKCQGCFNITTVFSHSQTVVVCGNCQTVLCQPTGGRARLTEGCSFRRKGD; encoded by the exons ATG GTTCTCTCGAACGACTACGATTTGCTCAACCCACCGGCGGAGCTTGAGAAAAGGAAGCACAAGCTTAAGCGCCTTGTGCAATCTCCCAACTCTTTCTTCATG GATGTCAAGTGCCAGGGTTGCTTCAATAT AACCACTGTGTTCAGCCACTCCCAAACAGTTGTTGTGTGCGGAAATTGCCAGACGGTGCTGTGCCAACCGACTGGCGGCCGCGCCAGGCTCACCGAGGGCTGCTCCTTCCGGAGAAAGGGCGATTGA